From a region of the Betta splendens chromosome 5, fBetSpl5.4, whole genome shotgun sequence genome:
- the LOC114855438 gene encoding uncharacterized protein LOC114855438, giving the protein MNKAESCLLLILSLLAGGEGRWRRQNCTDGWAEFTCNHSNAHGENKSTEIISERSRRESSPGHDPKNNSLTVVIKCNKSDGTKNQQLFELSSCLTTFTQALYEANKNTITCDFPVNKYKSWFFCKERDSRCEDILSKEPSQRSKMQFTHTDRGFNVSWVDAGVYWCGLGAQQGNQPAALRRVQVQVQEIRNFERVVTIGQNFSYFCIYNKNFSTILICKGADPQTCGLLVSTDSSTNHRFSLKNTAKTSNITITVTGVRVEDAGTYWCGGRNPNRTDMRLFHRFQMKVTPPTTAAPPPSHGHSQIVIVIVSVCVAVMLLLCVFNFILFYKRLLLLRSSNIGSDAEHVIEDNIYEEIQDVNKPIMTIYTTASFGADPSDSQSYSLVKVDQGPDAEPKPSDYSTVSFTRCPSSSSTDAEPWTDPPEPSVHSQQDE; this is encoded by the exons ATGAACAAAGCCGAGagctgcctgctgctcatcctctCACTTCTGGcag GTGGTGAGGGAAGGTGGAGAAGGCAGAACTGCACAGATGGATGGGCTGAATTCACATGCAACCATTCAAATGCTCATGGAGAAAACAAATCTACAGAAATAATAAGTGAACGCTCAAGGAGGGAATCATCTCCAGGCCATGATCCCAAAAACAATTCTCTCACTGTGGTCATCAAATGTAATAAGAGTGATGGAACCAAGAACCAGCAACTGTTTG AACTCAGCAGCTGCCTGACAACGTTCACTCAGGCCTTGTAcgaagcaaataaaaacaccatCACCTGTGACTTTCCTGTGAATAAATATAAAAGCTGGTTCTTCTGTAAAGAGAGAGATTCCAGATGTGAAGATATTTTATCCAAAGAACCTTCTCAGAGGTCAAAGATGCAGTTCACCCACACTGACAGAGGCTTCAACGTGTCCTGGGTGGATGCTGGCGTCTACTGGTGTGGACTGGGAGCCCAGCAGGGAAACCAGCCCGCAGCTCTGAGGAGAGTCCAAGTCCAAGTCCAAG AAATCCGAAACTTCGAGAGAGTTGTGACTATTGGACAGAACTTCTCATATTTCTGTATATACAATAAAAATTTCTCAACAATATTGATCTGTAAAGGAGCCGATCCACAGACCTGTGGACTTCTAGTGTCCACAGACTCCTCCACCAATCACAGGTTTTCCTTGAAGAACACGGCTAAAACCTCCAATATCACTATCACAGTGACAGGCGTCAGAGTGGAGGACGCTGGGACCTACTGGTGCGGAGGACGAAACCCAAACAGGACGGACATGCGACTCTTCCACAGGTTCCAGATGAAAG TGACACCACCCaccactgctgctcctcctcccagtcaCG GACACTCACAGatcgtcatcgtcatcgtcagCGTGTGCGTGgccgtgatgctgctgctctgcgtcTTCAACTTCATCCTCTTCTACAAAC GACTTTTACTTTTAAGAAGCTCAAATATTGGATCAGATGCAGAGCACGTGATTGAG GACAACATCTATGAGGAGATCCAGGACGTGAACAAGCCAATAATGACGATTTACACCACTGCCAGCTTCGGCGCCGACCCGTCGGACTCGCAGTCTTACTCCTTAGTCAAGGTGGATCAAGGCCCGGACGCGGAACCCAAACCCAGCGACTACTCCACCGTCAGCTTCACTCGGTGTCCGTCCTCGTCTTCTACTGATGCTGAACCGTGGACGGATCCTCCGGAACCATCGGTCCATTCACAGCAGGACGAGTGA
- the LOC129604181 gene encoding uncharacterized protein LOC129604181 isoform X1 → MKFLLLVVILDCDSFRFSAGSGASSELSVCANGWIEFSCSYPNASITRYQSVEVFIPSGRQTVRIPESDRWDRTGNVLLYHNTTHRTLRVTVKELDTVRMMDSTSVDFIQDLAQNMKSSTWTWFLVRSASSGICKLERSVLFCWLNRTDWRICVFSSDADHCWNISRTVNTAGEIKLTCQNRRDKLPVLFFCKETDLICEEILSTSGSSKGRFTMGVTSHNFSLSISDVSSEDNGVYWCGVKSTDGRYRAFNAKIQLEVKVPPQSASPSADPHGSLSSTTSTPWTGASPSSGSAAPEADGDCRTTVASAVCVCVMGLVLIVVVFYRCKKLLYTETHTRIHNSCAGAHEHTA, encoded by the exons ATGAAGTTCCTTCTACTTGTCGTGATTCTTGATTGTGACTCATTCAGGTTCTCTGCAG GCAGCGGAGCCTCGTCTGAGCTGAGTGTTTGTGCCAATGGATGGATTGAGTTCAGCTGTAGTTACCCCAACGCGAGCATTACAAGGTACCAGTCTGTTGAAGTATTTATACCCAGTGGACGACAAACCGTACGAATCCCTGAGTCCGACCGCTGGGATCGCACAGGCAACGTTCTGCTGTaccacaacaccacacacaggACCCTCAGAGTCACAGTCAAAGAGCTTGACACAGTGAGGATGATGGACAGTACCAGTGTAGATTTTATCCAGGACCTGGCTCAGAACATGAAATCATCAACGTGGACCTGGTTCCTGGTGAGAAGTGCATCATCTGGAATCTGTAAACTAGAAAGAAGTGTCTTGTTCTGCTGGTTAAACAGAACTGATTGGAGaatttgtgttttctcatcaGATGCTGATCACTGTTGGAACATTAGTCGAACTGTGAACACAGCGGGTGAAATAAAGCTCACGTGTCAGAACAGAAGAGACAAACtccctgttctgtttttttgcaAAGAGACAGATTTGATCTGTGAAGAAATATTATCAACATCTGGTTCTTCAAAGGGGAGGTTCACGATGGGAGTCACCTCTCACAACTTCAGCCTCTCCATCAGTGACGTGAGCTCAGAGGACAATGGTGTCTACTGGTGTGGAGTGAAATCGACTGATGGACGTTACAGAGCATTCAACGCAAAAATAcagctggaggtcaaag TGCCTCCTCAGTCAGCGTCTCCATCTGCTGATCCTCATG GTTCCTTGTCTTCAACCACATCGACGCCGTGGACCGGAGCTTCTCCCTCTTCAGGCTCAGCTGCGCCTGAAGCTGACG gtgaCTGCAGGACGACGGTGGCcagtgcagtttgtgtgtgtgtgatgggcctGGTGCTCATCGTGGTCGTGTTCTACAGGTGTAAGAAGCTTCTTTACACTGAAACGCACACgcgtattcataacagctgtgcaggtgcacatgaacacacagcatga
- the LOC129604181 gene encoding uncharacterized protein LOC129604181 isoform X3 — MGVTSHNFSLSISDVSSEDNGVYWCGVKSTDGRYRAFNAKIQLEVKVPPQSASPSADPHGSLSSTTSTPWTGASPSSGSAAPEADGDCRTTVASAVCVCVMGLVLIVVVFYRCKKLLYTETHTRIHNSCAGAHEHTA, encoded by the exons ATGGGAGTCACCTCTCACAACTTCAGCCTCTCCATCAGTGACGTGAGCTCAGAGGACAATGGTGTCTACTGGTGTGGAGTGAAATCGACTGATGGACGTTACAGAGCATTCAACGCAAAAATAcagctggaggtcaaag TGCCTCCTCAGTCAGCGTCTCCATCTGCTGATCCTCATG GTTCCTTGTCTTCAACCACATCGACGCCGTGGACCGGAGCTTCTCCCTCTTCAGGCTCAGCTGCGCCTGAAGCTGACG gtgaCTGCAGGACGACGGTGGCcagtgcagtttgtgtgtgtgtgatgggcctGGTGCTCATCGTGGTCGTGTTCTACAGGTGTAAGAAGCTTCTTTACACTGAAACGCACACgcgtattcataacagctgtgcaggtgcacatgaacacacagcatga
- the LOC129604181 gene encoding uncharacterized protein LOC129604181 isoform X2, with translation MKFLLLVVILDCDSFRFSAGSGASSELSVCANGWIEFSCSYPNASITRYQSVEVFIPSGRQTVRIPESDRWDRTGNVLLYHNTTHRTLRVTVKELDTVRMMDSTSVDFIQDLAQNMKSSTWTWFLVRSASSGICKLERSVLFCWLNRTDWRICVFSSDADHCWNISRTVNTAGEIKLTCQNRRDKLPVLFFCKETDLICEEILSTSGSSKGRFTMGVTSHNFSLSISDVSSEDNGVYWCGVKSTDGRYRAFNAKIQLEVKGSLSSTTSTPWTGASPSSGSAAPEADGDCRTTVASAVCVCVMGLVLIVVVFYRCKKLLYTETHTRIHNSCAGAHEHTA, from the exons ATGAAGTTCCTTCTACTTGTCGTGATTCTTGATTGTGACTCATTCAGGTTCTCTGCAG GCAGCGGAGCCTCGTCTGAGCTGAGTGTTTGTGCCAATGGATGGATTGAGTTCAGCTGTAGTTACCCCAACGCGAGCATTACAAGGTACCAGTCTGTTGAAGTATTTATACCCAGTGGACGACAAACCGTACGAATCCCTGAGTCCGACCGCTGGGATCGCACAGGCAACGTTCTGCTGTaccacaacaccacacacaggACCCTCAGAGTCACAGTCAAAGAGCTTGACACAGTGAGGATGATGGACAGTACCAGTGTAGATTTTATCCAGGACCTGGCTCAGAACATGAAATCATCAACGTGGACCTGGTTCCTGGTGAGAAGTGCATCATCTGGAATCTGTAAACTAGAAAGAAGTGTCTTGTTCTGCTGGTTAAACAGAACTGATTGGAGaatttgtgttttctcatcaGATGCTGATCACTGTTGGAACATTAGTCGAACTGTGAACACAGCGGGTGAAATAAAGCTCACGTGTCAGAACAGAAGAGACAAACtccctgttctgtttttttgcaAAGAGACAGATTTGATCTGTGAAGAAATATTATCAACATCTGGTTCTTCAAAGGGGAGGTTCACGATGGGAGTCACCTCTCACAACTTCAGCCTCTCCATCAGTGACGTGAGCTCAGAGGACAATGGTGTCTACTGGTGTGGAGTGAAATCGACTGATGGACGTTACAGAGCATTCAACGCAAAAATAcagctggaggtcaaag GTTCCTTGTCTTCAACCACATCGACGCCGTGGACCGGAGCTTCTCCCTCTTCAGGCTCAGCTGCGCCTGAAGCTGACG gtgaCTGCAGGACGACGGTGGCcagtgcagtttgtgtgtgtgtgatgggcctGGTGCTCATCGTGGTCGTGTTCTACAGGTGTAAGAAGCTTCTTTACACTGAAACGCACACgcgtattcataacagctgtgcaggtgcacatgaacacacagcatga